A DNA window from Andrena cerasifolii isolate SP2316 chromosome 16, iyAndCera1_principal, whole genome shotgun sequence contains the following coding sequences:
- the LOC143377843 gene encoding metallo-beta-lactamase domain-containing protein 1, whose amino-acid sequence MCEVIVLFNGYSTKIEDGTMKANCSCTLIKASKNVIVDTMTAWDRMKIIEALSKYNITPADIDCVVCTHSHADHIGNNNLFTNAIHIVGTSVHRGEIFFETNLKDEEYKVCPEVRVVATPGHTSDDVTVLVETVIQGKSTCFAITGDLFEKEEDILDPTIWQKLGTLELRKTQLCMRSYIMNIADFIIPGHGPMFRVTDYMRKMVKDQIII is encoded by the exons ATGTGCGAAGTCATTGTATTATTTAAtggatattccacaaaaatcgAAGACGGGACGATGAAAGCAAATTGTTCGTGTACTTTAATAAAAGCATCGAAAAACGTTATCGTTGATACTATGACTGCGTGGGATCGGATGAAAATAATAGAAG CACTCAGCAAATATAATATTACACCTGCTGATATCGATTGTGTAGTTTGTACTCATAGTCACGCAGACCACATAGGAAACAATAATCTCTTCACAAATGCGATTCACATAGTTGGGACCTCGGTTCATCGTGGCGAAATATtcttcgaaacaaatttaaaagacg aGGAATATAAAGTCTGCCCAGAAGTTAGGGTAGTAGCAACTCCCGGCCATACGTCGGATGATGTTACAGTGTTAGTTGAAACTGTGATTCAGGGGAAATCTACGTGTTTCGCTATAACAG gGGACTTGTTTGAGAAAGAGGAAGATATCTTGGATCCAACAATTTGGCAGAAATTAGGAACTTTGGAATTACGGAAGACTCAGTTGTGTATGAGATCGTACATAATGAATATTGCGGACTTTATAATACCTGGACATGGACCAATGTTTCGGGTCACTGATTATATGAGAAAAATGGTTAAGGaccaaataattatataa
- the LOC143377844 gene encoding uncharacterized protein LOC143377844 isoform X1, with the protein MPKLHKSTLKSGARKLFKRVKMSLPVTKKSKDDANKEECSLDVSKEAKSMIDKILGDVSKKSATKQIIIGTSSGWVTGFVTMKVGKIAAFAVGGGIIMLQIAAHQGYIKVNWDKIQKKAEKISDKVEEKVTGEGPKFMDKVERFVDKKLDKAEQLLKNGESRTRRWYQNVAGDNTFKTTEFHFFIASFVAGLALGIATGK; encoded by the exons ATGCCTAAACTGCACAAGAGTACCCTCAAGTCGGGAGCAAGAAAATTGTTCAAACG AGTTAAAATGAGTCTTCCCGTGACTAAAAAGAGCAAAGACGACGCAAACAAAGAAGAATGTAGTCTAGACGTTTCGAAAGAAGCGAAAAGTATGATAGACAAGATCTTGGGAGACGTGAGCAAAAAGTCTGCCACTAAACAGATTATTATTGGCACATCGTCAGGATG GGTGACTGGCTTCGTGACGATGAAAGTTGGAAAGATCGCGGCGTTCGCTGTTGGCGGCGGTATTATAATGTTGCAAATAGCCGCGCACCAAGGTTACATAAAAGTCAACTGGGATAAGATACAGAAGAAAGCGGAGAAAATTTCAGATAAGGTGGAGGAGAAGGTCACTGGCGAAGGACCGAAATTCATGGACAAG GTCGAGAGATTCGTTGACAAGAAGTTAGATAAAGCCGAGCAATTGTTGAAAAACGGAGAATCCCGTACACGACGCTGGTACCAGAATGTTGCTGGCGATAACACGTTCAAAACTACAGAATTCCACTTCTTTATCGCATCTTTTGTTGCTGGCTTAGCACTTGGTATTGCTACCGGTAAATAG
- the LOC143377844 gene encoding FUN14 domain-containing protein 1 isoform X2 has translation MSLPVTKKSKDDANKEECSLDVSKEAKSMIDKILGDVSKKSATKQIIIGTSSGWVTGFVTMKVGKIAAFAVGGGIIMLQIAAHQGYIKVNWDKIQKKAEKISDKVEEKVTGEGPKFMDKVERFVDKKLDKAEQLLKNGESRTRRWYQNVAGDNTFKTTEFHFFIASFVAGLALGIATGK, from the exons ATGAGTCTTCCCGTGACTAAAAAGAGCAAAGACGACGCAAACAAAGAAGAATGTAGTCTAGACGTTTCGAAAGAAGCGAAAAGTATGATAGACAAGATCTTGGGAGACGTGAGCAAAAAGTCTGCCACTAAACAGATTATTATTGGCACATCGTCAGGATG GGTGACTGGCTTCGTGACGATGAAAGTTGGAAAGATCGCGGCGTTCGCTGTTGGCGGCGGTATTATAATGTTGCAAATAGCCGCGCACCAAGGTTACATAAAAGTCAACTGGGATAAGATACAGAAGAAAGCGGAGAAAATTTCAGATAAGGTGGAGGAGAAGGTCACTGGCGAAGGACCGAAATTCATGGACAAG GTCGAGAGATTCGTTGACAAGAAGTTAGATAAAGCCGAGCAATTGTTGAAAAACGGAGAATCCCGTACACGACGCTGGTACCAGAATGTTGCTGGCGATAACACGTTCAAAACTACAGAATTCCACTTCTTTATCGCATCTTTTGTTGCTGGCTTAGCACTTGGTATTGCTACCGGTAAATAG
- the Ints9 gene encoding integrator complex subunit 9, whose product MKLYCLSSEPTKPCLVLSFKGITLMLDCGLNMQSILHFMPMPMVPSAKFNSLPSWLPRDNHQDWQIEGELKECCGRVFVDSTPEFSPPLEKIIDFSEIDAILISNYTCMLAVPFITEHTGFKGIIYATEPTLQIGRFFMEELVEFIEQTPRATLAKHWKEMLHVLPPPLADALKPKSWKHIYSMSAVNTALAYIQTVGYDQKLDIYGALTVTPISSGYCLGSSNWLISCDHEKVAFVSGSSTLTTHPRPMEQATLKHANMLILTGLTQTPTANPDTMLGELCMTVAMTLRTGGCVLIPCYPSGVVYDLFECLSTHLDKSGFSQVPLFFISPVAESSLAYSNILAEWLSTNKQNKVYLPEEPFPHAFLVKNARLKHFTSTYAEGFSSDYRQPCVVFCGHPSLRFGDAVHFVQLWGNSPQHTIIFTEPDFPYLDALAPFQPLAMKAVHCPIDTSLNFTQANKLIRDLKPEHLVIPECYTQPPITAPHRTDLVIEPVGEKPLITFKRGEVIKLPLKRKKGRVFIEPELAGNIIPNEIRPGLSLASVTGELEVKDNVYTIKSIEDRPAGKRKVSSGSPAPIKEEVLKERKHEYGNVDPQELLQKLNQEGIQGAKLQHSPTATSIHLQDEDTLIQIGDNSTHIFCNGDQKIRRRLRTIIMQCLKRF is encoded by the exons ATGAAATTG TATTGTTTGTCAAGCGAACCAACAAAGCCATGTTTGGTTTTGAGTTTCAAAGGGATTACTTTAATGCTAGACTGCGGTTTAAACATGCAGTCGATATTACACTTTATGCCAATGCCCATGGTCCCGAGCGCTAAGTTTAATTCCTTGCCATCGTGGCTTCCACGCGATAACCATCAGGACTGGCAAATAGAAGGG GAATTGAAGGAATGCTGCGGCAGAGTGTTCGTAGACTCGACTCCCGAGTTTTCTCCACCATTGGAGAAGATAATAGATTTCTCAGAAATCGATGCCATTTTAATATCCAATTACACCTGCATGCTGGCTGTACCATTCATAACGGAGCACACTGGTTTTAAAGGCATTATCTACGCTACGGAACCGACGCTGCAAATTGGACGATTTTTCATGGAGGAGCTAGTAGAATTTATCGAGCAAACGCCAAGGGCGACGTTGGCGAAGCATTGGAAAGAGATGCTGCATGTTCTGCCTCCTCCGCTGGCCGACGCTCTTAAACCGAAATCTTGGAAACATATATATTCAATGTCAGCGGTTAATACTGCATTAGCTTACATTCAGACAGTCGGATATGATCAGAAGTTG GACATATATGGCGCATTAACGGTTACTCCTATAAGTTCTGGATACTGTTTGGGTAGTAGCAATTGGTTGATTTCGTGCGATCACGAGAAAGTTGCATTTGTCAGCGGATCTTCAACGTTAACCACTCACCCGCGCCCTATGGAACAAGCTACGTTAAAGCATGCCAATATGCTGATATTAACAGGCTTAACTCAAACACCAACTGCTAATCCAGATACTATGCTCGGGGAGCTTTGCATGACTGTTG CGATGACGCTTAGAACTGGTGGATGCGTGTTAATACCGTGCTATCCCTCTGGTGTTGTGTACGATTTATTTGAGTGCCTCAGCACTCATTTGGACAAATCAGGCTTCTCGCAAGTCCCTTTGTTCTTCATATCACCGGTGGCTGAAAGTTCTCTAGCTTACTCGAACATCTTAGCTGAGTG GCTATCAACAAACAAGCAAAATAAGGTTTATCTTCCGGAAGAACCATTTCCCCATGCTTTCCTTGTTAAAAATGCTAGGTTGAAACATTTCACGTCAACGTATGCCGAAGGTTTTAGTTCCGACTACAGACAACCTTGCGTCGTCTTCTGCGGTCACCCCAGCCTCAGGTTTGGCGATGCGGTTCATTTTGTTCAGCTGTGGGGCAACAGTCCGCAACACACCATAATTTTTACAG AACCAGATTTCCCATATTTGGATGCTTTAGCACCTTTCCAGCCGTTAGCGATGAAGGCAGTGCACTGTCCAATTGATACCTCCCTTAACTTTACTCAAGctaataaattaattagagatttAAAACCAGAGCATTTAGTTATACCTGAATGCTACACGCAACCACCAATAACTGCACCACACAGGACAGACCTTGTTATAGAGCCTGTAGGA GAAAAGCCTTTGATTACTTTTAAACGAGGCGAAGTCATAAAGTTGCCTTTGAAAAGGAAAAAGGGGCGAGTATTTATCGAGCCGGAGCTAGCTGGAAATATAATTCCAAATGAAATTAGACCTGGTCTAAGTCTTGCTTCTGTCACTGGTGAATTGGAAGTTAAGGATAACGTGTATACGATAAAG AGTATCGAAGATAGACCGGCTGGAAAACGTAAAGTCTCTTCTGGCTCGCCTGCACCGATCAAGGAGGAAGTTCTTAAAGAGAGGAAACACGAGTATGGTAACGTGGACCCGCAGGAACTACTTCAAAAGCTGAATCAAGAAGGCATTCAAGGGGCCAAGTTGCAACACAGTCCAACTGCTACCAGTATTCATTTG CAAGACGAGGATACCCTGATTCAAATAGGGGACAATTCCACGCACATCTTTTGTAACGGCGATCAAAAGATTAGAAGGCGTTTGAGGACTATCATAATGCAGTGCCTCAAGAGATTTTAA